The window CCAACCTGAATTCCGGTCCGGTTTTTCTAACATATCCGGCGCAGGCGGAAATTGATGCAATGATTTCGCGAATCGTCCAAAACGAGCCGGAATACGATTTTACGGCGGACGACGGAATCCGTCATACGCTCTGGGTAATTGGTGAGGAATCTATCATTGAGGAATTGACCAAACGGTTTGAAAGCATTCCGTTTTCGTATGTTGCGGACGGACATCACCGCGCTAAATCCGCCGTAATGGTCGGCGAACTGCGTCGAAAGGAAAATCCAAATCACACAGGGAAAGAAGAATACAACTGGTTTCTCACCGTCCTGTTTCCGCACAACCAACTGCGGATTTTGGATTACAACCGCGTCGTGAAAGATTTGAACGGACTTGGTAAGGATGAATTTCTACGGCGAGTCGGTGAAAAATTCGATATCCATGAAGCCTGTTGTCTGGAGAATGCCAAACCGGCCGCGAAAAACACTTTTGCAATATATCTCGATCATCAGTGGTGGGTTTTACGCGCTAAAATTGGGACTTTCGAGGAAAGCGATCCCGTAAACAGCCTCGATGTTTCGATTCTCCAGAATAATTTGTTAACGCCGATTCTCGGAATTGGCGATCCGCGAAAGGATGAACGTATCGATTTTATCGGTGGAATTCGCGGATTGTCCGAACTTGAAAAGCGCGTGAATTCCGGCGAAATGATGGTTGCATTCGCGCTTTTTCCGACATCGGTGGAGCAGTTAATGGCAATTGCCGACGCTGGACTGCTCATGCCTCCGAAATCGACTTGGTTCGAACCGAAACTCCGGAGCGGCTTAGTCGTTCACTCGCTGGAATAAATTACATAAGCATCGAAAAATCTGTATCCCTAATAAAAGATTTTCCTTGAATATTACTTGAGAAACTGAGCAAAATTGCTCAGCGTATTGAGTCATTTGTAGTTCGATTGAGATGAACATCCCGAAGTTTCGGGATGGACTGAGAATAAGTTTATAAAAATGCCAGTGTGCAATTAAATCCTGATATTTAACTTTATGCCGTTCTTTGGTATCTCAGATAGTAAAATTTATTATTTGACAATCTCCAATCTCCAATTTTTAGTCGCCAGCAAAACCAATCCTTGTTCCTTTCAGATTCTTTTATAAAATTTCCGCAGTTTGAAATGAGGTGAAAATGTCTGGTCAAATCTCCCGCCGCGACTTCCTGAAAACCGCTTCACTCGCCAGTCTTGGGGCATTTATCGGTTGTTCCGTCAAAAACCGTTTCGATCTGATTATTCGAAGGGAACCTCGCATATTATCGTGAATGAAAAAATCGCAGTTCGGGATGGGAAGCATATCGGCATTTGCGCGGGCGATATTCTCTGAATGAACTGACAATATCGCTCCGAATATTTAAAGGATTTGATGAAAAATCAATTGATACGAATAGTTTGCATCTTTTCATTTTTGTTTTTCATTTATAATATCGCTGTCGGAAAACCGACATTTCGGGAAAAGATCGGCCAAATGGTGATGATTGGTTTTGCCGGAACGACTGTTCCCGATTCGCTGGCTTACGATTTGAATATGCGGAACCTGGGCGGCGTGCTTCTATTCGGAAGTAATTGCCAAAATCCGACACAGATCGCGGACTTGACGGAAAGCATTAAAAGTCTGGCTGAGACGCCGCCACTGATAGCGATCGATCAGGAAGGCGGACGCGTCGCGCGCCTTGGAGCCTACAATGGTTTTTCCAGCACGCCCTCCGCGTTTCAACTGGGAAGCACATATAATCTGGAAGATTCTACTCGTCAGACAGCCGCCAGAATGGCGGGTTGGCTTTCAACTTGCGGAATCAACGTCAATCTCGCACCGGTTGTCGATGTCAATGTCAATCGGCAAAGCCCGGCCATTGGAGCCAAGGATCGCAGTTTTTCTTCCGATCCAATGACGGTTGCCCGTCACGCATCGTGGTTCATCGATGAATTTCATCAACGGGAAATTCTTATGGCGCTGAAACATTTTCCCGGTCACGGAAGCGCTGAAGATGATTCTCATCTGGGATTTACAGACATCAGTCAGACTTGGACTAGTTCGGAACTCACTCCATATGAGGAACTCTTTTCTCAGGGCTTTGATGATATGGTCATGGTGGGTCATTTGTTTAATTCAAATATTGATTCCGTTTATCCGGCGTCGTTATCTCGCAACGCGATTTCCGGACTTTTACGGGATTCGCTGGGATATGGAGGCGTTGTGATCAGTGACGAACTGTTCATGCGGGCGATCACTGATACCTTTTCACTCAAAGAAACAGTAACGCTGGCGGTCAATGCGGGAATGGATATTTTGCTTTTTAATACGAATCTTTACGATGGGAGATCGCTTACCGCCGTCGTTTCAGATATCATTATAGAACAGATTCGCGACGATGTGATCGACAGCGCGCGTATTGAAGAATCTTTCCAGCGGATCATGGCGCTGAAAGAAAGATCGAATGGTGTTGTCAAAAAAATTCTTCCGACGACGCCGGATCGATATGAACTTGACGTCTATCCGAACCCATTCAACGC is drawn from Candidatus Marinimicrobia bacterium CG08_land_8_20_14_0_20_45_22 and contains these coding sequences:
- a CDS encoding DUF1015 domain-containing protein, which encodes MVKIKAFRGIRPQKGLAEKIAALPYDVLNSDEARVKAAGNPYSFLHVSKSEIDLPPETDPYDEKVYLKASEYFREMLRNKWFFQDKSEKFYAYRQIMEGREQYGLMVDASVDDYLQKRIRIHELTREVKERDRINHVKYTNLNSGPVFLTYPAQAEIDAMISRIVQNEPEYDFTADDGIRHTLWVIGEESIIEELTKRFESIPFSYVADGHHRAKSAVMVGELRRKENPNHTGKEEYNWFLTVLFPHNQLRILDYNRVVKDLNGLGKDEFLRRVGEKFDIHEACCLENAKPAAKNTFAIYLDHQWWVLRAKIGTFEESDPVNSLDVSILQNNLLTPILGIGDPRKDERIDFIGGIRGLSELEKRVNSGEMMVAFALFPTSVEQLMAIADAGLLMPPKSTWFEPKLRSGLVVHSLE
- a CDS encoding glycoside hydrolase family 3, producing the protein MKNQLIRIVCIFSFLFFIYNIAVGKPTFREKIGQMVMIGFAGTTVPDSLAYDLNMRNLGGVLLFGSNCQNPTQIADLTESIKSLAETPPLIAIDQEGGRVARLGAYNGFSSTPSAFQLGSTYNLEDSTRQTAARMAGWLSTCGINVNLAPVVDVNVNRQSPAIGAKDRSFSSDPMTVARHASWFIDEFHQREILMALKHFPGHGSAEDDSHLGFTDISQTWTSSELTPYEELFSQGFDDMVMVGHLFNSNIDSVYPASLSRNAISGLLRDSLGYGGVVISDELFMRAITDTFSLKETVTLAVNAGMDILLFNTNLYDGRSLTAVVSDIIIEQIRDDVIDSARIEESFQRIMALKERSNGVVKKILPTTPDRYELDVYPNPFNAQSFVSFAVPRFGRVKLSIYNLLGQKVSSLMDANMIPGNYRQQIDAGNLASGVYFITLETPERLFSRLITVVK